Proteins encoded by one window of Amaranthus tricolor cultivar Red isolate AtriRed21 chromosome 4, ASM2621246v1, whole genome shotgun sequence:
- the LOC130809693 gene encoding uncharacterized protein LOC130809693, with amino-acid sequence MRTVGRGAFAPPILPPRHVPYGSRWSFDRRTRIHTGSGVGFYRDQFDLLRADQAQGIASVISSTQEEPVREIAQGILLRTQFQHFILEVVVPDTTMDEQGSSPHHADVHLEEVDLTCPDYGVGSSQGAG; translated from the exons ATGAGGACtgtgggacgtggtgcatttgcgccaccaattcttccaccccGACATGTGCCgtatggatcgcggtggtcctttgaTAGACGTACAAGGATCCACACAGGATCTggcgtggggttctaccgcgatcaatTCGATCTACTTCGAGCTGACCAG gcacagggcattgcatctgtcatcagctccacccaagaggagcctgtacgggagattgcccaaggcatactcctaaggacacagtttcagcacttcattcTAGAAGTCGTTGTGCCCGACACCACTATGGACGAGcaggggtcatctcctcatcatgccgacgttcatcttgaagaggtagacttaacgtgccccgactatggtgtcgggtcctcacagggtgctggaTGA
- the LOC130809694 gene encoding uncharacterized protein LOC130809694, whose amino-acid sequence MDKAPQDCPYPGCFFCVMKEGNPNKRRASIHKFFRELPSQDDDGQVLPISGLWNTAMAHPNDPEFIELGIFECMAALIWKGLKNRRWLSHDQNIYIPYYAAHIIGSYTMNMEEFAESAVHAGVIPPLVELLRGRLTWVEQRVAVRALGHLATYASTFPSIASHGEILELSIQLAMSCLEIVYTHFYQYVDRRLSYHCDLLTRGMGGVEMESRKAEEWASQLQCWSLQLINCFAFKPEFLPTICKPEFLSKLPGMWGGLVNENSPAGIGLLRTICHHKLGRGPVANCSGVVEALCNIARSSDDWQYMAVDCLLWLLQDTSTCHKVFEKAVPALLDLSEISSLGDNKKLGDSIVDVLPECVVHFTSAAGCNSLSDNIKEQIEEVLSARQKLKMEKNMPKEDLHIKQAAALVVKLEGNSLFSAGNIAGAAAKYSEALSLCPMRSKKERVVLYSNRAQCHLLLQQPLAAISDATRALCLHNPVNRHAKSLWRRAQAYDMLGFAKESLLDAILFINECCQSNDPDLSLRQNKVPDYAERLVKKQMRAAWLFREAAIKHGGVHGEAGGGDGSGQDTDDSEWETASESDIGDDDKHGREDCDWKNEEQRKSKYDKASLKELS is encoded by the exons ATGGATAAAGCTCCTCAGGATTGCCCTTACCCTGGATGCTTTTTCTGTGTGATGAAGGAGGGAAACCCAAACAAGCGTAGAGCTAGCATCCACAAATTTTTTAGAGAACTTCCTTCGCAGGATGATGATGGTCAGGTTCTTCCTATTAGTGGCCTTTGGAACACTGCCATGGCACATCCCAATGATCCTGAATTCATTGAATTGGGAATTTTCGAATGCATGGCTGCTTTGATATGGAAAGGCCTAAAAAATCGTCGTTGGCTTTCACATGATCAGAATATATACATTCCTTACTATGCTGCTCATATAATTGGTTCATATACTATGAACATGGAGGAATTTGCCGAATCTGCTGTTCATGCTGGAGTAATCCCTCCTTTAGTTGAGCTTCTGAGAGGGAGACTAACTTGGGTTGAACAAAGGGTGGCAGTTCGCGCTCTTGGACACTTGGCAACTTATGCTAGTACTTTTCCTTCCATAGCAAGTCATGGTGAAATTCTTGAGCTATCTATTCAACTAGCAATGAGCTGCTTAGAAATTGTATATACACATTTTTATCAATACGTTGACAGAAGACTTAGCTATCATTGTGATTTGCTCACACGTGGCATGGGAGGTGTTGAGATGGAGTCTAGAAAAGCAGAGGAATGGGCAAGTCAATTGCAATGCTGGTCCCTTCAACTGATAAATTGTTTTGCATTCAAACCTGAGTTCCTTCCTACAATATGCAAGCCTGAGTTCCTCTCTAAACTTCCAGGCATGTGGGGTGGACTTGTCAATGAAAATTCGCCAGCAGGGATAGGTTTGTTGCGGACCATTTGTCACCATAAACTTGGCCGGGGACCTGTTGCTAACTGTTCTGGAGTTGTTGAAGCACTTTGCAATATTGCGCGTTCTTCAGATGATTGGCAGTATATGGCTGTTGACTGTCTTCTGTGGTTGCTTCAAGATACAAGTACTTGTCATAAG GTTTTTGAGAAGGCTGTGCCTGCTTTACTGGATCTCTCAGAGATCTCAAGCCTTGGGGATAACAAAAAGTTGGGAGATTCCATTGTTGATGTTCTTCCTGAATGTGTTGTTCATTTCACATCAGCAGCGGGCTGCAACTCTCTGAGTGACAACATAAAGGAACAAATTGAGGAGGTTCTGAGTGCCAGGCAGAAATTGAAAATGGAAAAGAACATGCCGAAAGAGGACTTGCATATTAAACAAGCAGCTGCATTGGTGGTCAAGCTCGAAGGAAATTCTTTATTCTCTGCTGGAAACATCGCTGGAGCTGCAGCTAAATATTCAGAAGCTTTGTCATTATGTCCAATGAGATCCAAGAAAGAGAGAGTTGTCTTATACAGTAATCGAGCTCAATGCCATCTGCTCCTGCAGCAACCATTGGCTGCTATAAGTGATGCTACTCGTGCTCTTTGTTTGCATAACCCCGTCAATCGCCATGCTAAAAGCCTGTGGAGAAGAGCTCAAGCCTATGACATGCTAGGTTTTGCTAAAGAGAGCTTATTAGATGCCATTCTATTTATTAACGAATGCTGTCAATCAAATGATCCTGATCTCTCGTTGAGACAAAATAAGGTTCCTGACTATGCTGAGCGCTTAGTGAAAAAGCAGATGCGTGCAGCTTGGTTATTTAGAGAAGCAGCAATAAAGCATGGAGGTGTTCATGGGGAagctggtggtggtgatggttcTGGTCAAGACACCGATGATTCTGAATGGGAAACTGCCAGTGAAAGTGATATAGGAGACGATGACAAGCATGGAAGAGAAGATTGTGACTGGAAGAATGAAGAACAACGGAAAAGCAAATATGATAAAGCTTCTTTAAAAG AGTTGAGCTGA